AAAGCCACAGGAATTATGCAGGTAAACGGCAGGTCCCTTGATACAATTACGGGGGCAGGGTTTGTAAGGGTAATATTAATTCATTCCTAAATTTTTTAAACATATCCGGTTGGTTAATATTTCCAGCCGGATTCAATTTTTCTTTGGAGTAAGTATGTCCTATTCTGATATAACTGATATTTCTGAACTTATTGGTGAAAGTGAGCTTATCCGGCTTACAGGCTCTGACCCGCCTGATGAAAGTAAGATTCTTGCGGCAATTGGCTTTGCAGATAGTTTGATTAATGCATACACTTATGGCAGAGTCACAATTCCGACCGTTGAGGTGCCGCCACTAATCAATAAAATTTCTGCCGATTTGGCAATTGTTTTGCTCTCTGAAAATTACTATCGGTTTAATGAACTTCCCAATACTCTGCTAAGATTGAAAATTCAATCTTTCAAATTGCTTGAGGATATTGCTATGGGTAAAATTTCTATCGGTGACAGACAGAATATTTTTAAAATTACTAATATGATAACGGAGAAGAATCATGATAAATAACATCGGAAAAATTAAGGATTTCATCATTAGAAACAGCATCTGGTTATTTCTTGCAATTATTTCTTTGCTATTGCTTTCGCCTGCTAAGACTGAATTGCGCACATTTTTCTTGATTATAGCTGTCGAATCTCTGGCTATTGCTCTTTCGGCTGTGGCGCTGAAGGTTTATACTTCAATTGATTTCACTCAGCAGGAAATATATAATGTCGGTCAAATTTTTACGGGAGTACATATATGCGTCGGCTTAACAGTGCTTGGGGTTTATATTGCGCAGTTTGCACCCTGATAATTACATCAGTAAATTTATATGGAATTGAAAAATATTTAATTAATTGCAATTTAGAATTACTGATTACATCTGAGGAAATAATGATGGGTGAAATCGGAATAGTTGAGAGTCGAAGCAATAAAGGTATTGTTGAAAAATACTTGCAGTCTGTAGGGCTTCCGGCTGGAAATCCTTACTGTGCTGCAGGGCAGTATTACTGCTTTGTGAAGGCTACCAAAATTCTGAATCTCAGTAACAAAGAAATTCCAATTCCAAAAACAGGATTGAGCAGAAAAATTCTGTCTTATGCAAAAATGAATGGGAAAAATGTCCCGAATAATCCAAAACGGCATGATTTGATAATATGGAGAATGAGAGGCAGCTCCTGGCGCGGTCATATTGAGCGGGTTATCGAAACTGGCAAAGCCGGCTGGGTGAAAACTGTTGGATTTAATGTCAGGCTTGAAAGTGGCGAAGAAGGGGTTGCAATTAAACGGCGTAATATCTATCATCTGATTGGCAGGCTGGAAGTTGCAGGATTGGTAGGCTTTTGTGGAGTAGAATATGATTAGCGAGGTCTTTAGAAACCATGATGCAGCGATAAGCAGAACATCGGATTGGGTACCAATGAAGATTGAATTAATAGGAAGTAACAGATTTGTCAGTGCTTCAACTTTTGAGATTTTTTGGGAGAATGCGATTTTTGGTTCTGATATATATCCCATAATTAAAATTGAATGTTCTGAAGATGGGCGATTACCAATATTTGTAAAGAATATAGCCATTGATAGCGGTAGTAATCTTAATGATGCACTTTGTTTGGTTGTTACTCAGCGGTTCGGATATGTCAGGTTTGTTTATACTGCAAATTCAGCAACTTATGGGAAAATGAATATCAATATTATTTACAGGTAAAAATATGCCAATTAAACTGTTCCCTTCACTGTCCGGTAATCCCGAGTGGGGCGATATCGCCGGAAGTATTAATTTTCAAACGGATTTAGCGGCGATTTTGTCAGACAAAAGCCCGCAATCTCATAATCATAATTTGTCAGAACTTTTTGAAAAAAGCTATAACAGTCTTGATGATTTACCGGATATAAGCAATTTTATAAATCTCGATAGTATGCCTCAGCCGGCGCCCTGCTATACTTTTGATGGTTCTGATGATTACTTGGAAATTTCGCACCGAACGATAATTGATGTCAGCGAAAATTTTTCGATAATTTTAAGATGTTCAGTTGATGAAATGGATGAATTTAGGGTTTTAGCCGCCAAAGGTATTCGTTCATCAAATACCGGATGGACGATTTTCTGTGACTACGGAACACTTGGCTTTTCTATAGGTGACGGCTCAAAATATCTTACTGCGACTCATAGTCGTTTGTTGAGCGAAGGAGAGATTTATCAAATAGCTGTTTCGTATAATCATGATGTCAGGACTTTGATACTCTGCATAAATAATGAAGTTGAATCGTTTGATTTTACAATTCTTAATACTCCACAAGGGAATATATCGCCTCTGATAGTAGGAAAAAATCCTGCTAATTCGGACTTTTCAAAATTATCTGTGGTTTCGTTAATATATATTAATGATTCGCTGTCAAATAGTGAATTATTGAGAAATTATGGTAATGGAAATATGCCGAATTATGAATTGAGTATAATGAAAACCGATATAGCACTTGCTTTGTTGCCAACAAATTTTGGCAGATATTATTGGTATGACAGTTCTCTACAGGAAAATCATGGCAAAATAAATGGTGGTATGCAAGCTTGTTTCAATACTGAAAAGGTCATTATTCCTCTAAAAAATACTAA
This window of the Ignavibacteriota bacterium genome carries:
- a CDS encoding DUF1320 domain-containing protein, producing the protein MSYSDITDISELIGESELIRLTGSDPPDESKILAAIGFADSLINAYTYGRVTIPTVEVPPLINKISADLAIVLLSENYYRFNELPNTLLRLKIQSFKLLEDIAMGKISIGDRQNIFKITNMITEKNHDK